The following are encoded together in the Daphnia magna isolate NIES linkage group LG8, ASM2063170v1.1, whole genome shotgun sequence genome:
- the LOC116923557 gene encoding LOW QUALITY PROTEIN: uncharacterized protein LOC116923557 (The sequence of the model RefSeq protein was modified relative to this genomic sequence to represent the inferred CDS: inserted 2 bases in 1 codon): MFVLFDFNAKEPGIGTISSIKIPILLGNENAMATVRDIWVKERTKLVVRWPREFNSVIYERVYEKNNRFDCDHRSGFAVAISMPDPKQQYLLELRQQLILDKTSAKNNANELHGLDTRQKTRRTLVYPEDDTTETASYSXQHNPTEDLLVEEIDELKATNRKLEETITRLKKDLMQKEDENEELTNTLEMLRSWCEQPKELAQQMKENLLQLTDAISNFNRRSEFLPPTPSASPDQYAAKRMVPFDGDITIEYNALRDAICYGREGQSKDSLNAMVATLIDYFILPKEQGEYSLSGRPCRSIPNSKPKKPFPVFIIDAMTNFILPRWKTWHNNDLSKEQIKAAITAKLVNSHSKIKKKNLKGQQLNIEEEILGGGTNDNYGNQQAGSIE; this comes from the exons ATGTTTGTTCTATTTGATTTCAACGCGAAAGAACCAGGTATCGGGACAATCAGTTCAATTAAGATTCCTATTCTGCTAGGTAATGAAAACGCAATGGCAACAGTACGAGACATATGGGTTAAGGAAAGAACCAAACTAGTGGTCAG GTGGCCTAGAGAATTCAACTCAGTCATCTATGAAAGAgtttatgaaaaaaacaaccgTTTTGATTGTGATCACAGATCTGGATTTGCTGTGGCAATATCGA TGCCAGATCCAAAACAACAATACCTACTTGAACTCAGGCAACAGCTCATTCTTGATAAAACTTCAGCAAAGAACAATGCGAATGAACTACATGGACTCGATACAAGGCAGAAGACAAGAAGAACACTTGTGTATCCTGAAGATGACACAACTGAAACAGCATCTTATTC TCAACACAATCCTACAGAGGACCTACTGGTCGaa GAAATTGATGAATTGAAGGCCACCAATAGAAAACTTGAAGAAACAATTACTCGACTCAAAAAAGATTTGATGCAAAAGGAAGATGAAAATGAGGAACTGACGAATACTCTGGAAATGTTACGTTCGTGGTGCGAACAGCCAAAAGAGTTAGCACAGC aaaTGAAAGAGAACCTTCTTCAACTTACGGACGCTATTTCAAACTTCAATAGACGGTCGGAATTCTTACCTCCAACACCTTCCGCTAGTCCTGATCAGTATGCTGCTAAGAGAATG GTTCCGTTCGACGGTGACATCACAATAGAATACAATGCGCTGCGGGATGCAATTTGCTACGGGAGAGAAGGCCAATCGAAAGATTCACTCAACGCAATGGTAGCAACCCTAATTGATTATTTTATCCTGCCCAAAGAGCAGGGTGAATACTCTCTTAGTGGACGTCCGTGCCGGTCAATCCCCAACAGTAAGCCGAAGAAGCCGTTCCCAGTCTTTATCATAGATGCTATGACCA ATTTCATTCTTCCGAGATGGAAGACCTGGCACAATAATGACTTATCAAAAGAACAAATTAAGGCTGCCATTACCGCAAAACTCGTAAATAGccattcaaaaatcaaaaagaagaatttaaaAGGACAGCAGCTAAAtattgaagaagaaatattAGGCGGTGGAACTAATGACAACTATGGAAATCAGCAAGCAGGAAGCATTGAATAA
- the LOC123475495 gene encoding uncharacterized protein LOC123475495, whose translation MFRTKVNEDIRIIRREGAKRCLRNLHQYVENVTYCDTQRFSYDEKGNIALNFGSEKEEANTVLVWCMISSFAQMSALCRVNGKFDSNNYKNILWQYVLPLSLNERIGLVHDWYPVHRRKSVNEFLAEHKRNIFVVDLPKSFGDIMPLEQLWLEMSIKFTEENVKASSLCGLEREITSMW comes from the exons ATGTTTCGTACAAAAGTAAATGAAGACATTAGAATAATTAGAAGAGAAGGGGCAAAAAGATGTTTAAGAAATTTACATCAGTATGTGGAAAATGTGACCTATTGTGATACCCAACGCTTCAG TTACGACGAGAAAGGAAACATAGCATTGAATTTTGGATCAGAAAAAGAGGAAGCCAACACTGTGCTAGTTTGGTGTATGATTTCTTCATTTGCACAGATGTCTGCCTTATGTCGAGTAAATGGCAAGTTTGATTCAAATAACTACAAGAATATTCTGTGGCAGTATGTGCTTCCTTTGAGTTTGAATGAACGTATTGGCCTTGTGCACGACT GGTATCCTGTCCATCGCAGAAAATCTGTTAATGAGTTTTTGGCAGAGCACAAAAggaacatttttgttgttgacttGCCAAAGTCTTTTGGTGATATTATGCCACTTGAGCAATTGTGGCTGGAAATGTCTATCAAGTTTACTGAAGAGAACGTTAAAGCGAGCTCTCTGTGCGGTTTGGAGAGAGAAATCACCTCAATGTGGTAA
- the LOC116923324 gene encoding LOW QUALITY PROTEIN: uncharacterized protein LOC116923324 (The sequence of the model RefSeq protein was modified relative to this genomic sequence to represent the inferred CDS: inserted 1 base in 1 codon), with product MPSRWEVNEEAGKDWFSSFLRRNSRLSIRKPETTSQARAAAVNHVIIDKYFDDLYDLYEKHKLTDEEIFNPDETNNPTVVDPQNIVAEKGVKAVSSSVGGEQGINVTMLAFVNAAGEPHQNDNLPDGFLPLACPSGWMTSELFLISLQHLLKHTNCSPEKPILLILNNHTSHISYPVVEFCKKXFTFPPHTSHVTQPLDKCLFGPMKLDMSQEHRHWMRNHPGERISIYDVPQLTKVPYERRFNSKNIKSAFTACVAPPNETEGMNSLSALVSQRDSQQDVLGDIVNRQLNQQAGVCIDVQADNVLPSSQEDGMSHYLLTINSGKLQLTTISTSSSTLLRSAVLPLTLTEMPSNELHRKSFTPEEVLPHLRVAQTGPRVPRNTNRGSSRVLTNSPEIAKLKEAHNAKVLKEHNRILRENKKLSKVQKENNKKVCTAKTTATTTLRTQSESVHPPSKSPLLDSATAKATKNKRKSKCNNENVYPDKNYSPSLKSKATIQRTRIPREVKRVLFLG from the exons ATGCCATCTCGTTGGGAAGTGAACGAAGAAGCTGGAAAAGATTGGTTTTCCTCATTCTTAAGACGAAATTCAAGGCTGTCCATTAGGAAACCTGAAACGACGAGCCAAGCTCGAGCTGCAGCCGTCAACCACGTCATCATCGACAAATATTTTGATGACTTGTATGACTTGTATGAAAAGCACAAGCTTACAGATGAAGAAATCTTTAACCCTGACGAAACAAATAATCCAACAGTGGTGGACCCTCAAAATATTGTTGCCGAGAAAGGAGTTAAAGCT GTGAGTAGCTCTGTTGGTGGGGAGCAAGGGATTAATGTTACCATGTTAGCATTTGTAAACGCTGCTG GTGAACCTCACCAAAATGATAATTTGCCTGATGGTTTCCTCCCTTTAGCATGTCCTTCCGGTTGGATGACGTCTGAGCTCTTCTTGATTTCGTTGCAGCATCTATTGAAACATACTAACTGTTCTCCTGAGAAGCCAATCCTTCTTATACTTAACAATCACACTAGCCACATTAGCTATCCCGTAGTTGAGTTTTGCAAGA AGTTCACGTTTCCACCTCACACATCTCATGTGACTCAGCCCCTCGACAAGTGTTTATTTGGTCCGATGAAATTGGATATGTCACAAGAACACCGTCACTGGATGCGAAATCATCCAGGGGAGAGAATTTCCATTTATGATGTGCCTCAGTTAACAAAAGTACCATACGAGAGGAGATTTAATTCCAAAAACATCAAATCCGCATTTACTGCCTGCG TAGCACCACCGAATGAAACTGAAGGAATGAATTCACTGTCAGCTCTTGTGTCACAAAGAGATTCTCAACAAGATGTTTTAGGTGATATAGTTAATCGTCAGCTAAATCAGCAAG CTGGGGTGTGTATTGACGTCCAAGCTGATAATGTTCTCCCGTCAAGTCAAGAAGATGGAATGTCACACTACCTTTTAACAATAAATAGTGGGAAGTTGCAATTAACTACAATTTCGACATCTTCTAGTACTCTGCTTAGATCTGCTGTTTTGCCATTAACACTCACTGAAATGCCTTCAAACGAGCTGCATCGTAAAAGCTTTACGCCAGAAGAAGTGTTACCTCATCTTAGAGTTGCCCAAACAGGACCAAGAGTACCCAGAAACACGAACAGGGGTTCTTCTCGTGTACTGacaaattctccagaaattgCTAAGTTAAAAGAGGCACACAACGCAAAAGTGTTGAAAGAACACAATCGTATTttaagggaaaacaaaaaattgagcaaagtccaaaaagaaaataacaaaaaa GTTTGTACTGCAAAGACTACAGCAACGACAACTCTACGTACCCAATCAGAATCAGTGCACCCACCGTCCAAGTCGCCTTTATTGGATTCAGCTACGGCGAAGGCGacgaagaataaaagaaaatcgaaatgcaataatgaaaatgtttatccTGACAAGAACTACTCCCCGTCGCTGAAATCAAAGGCTACTATTCAACGAACCCGGATTCCTCGTGAAGTGAAACGTGTGTTGTTTTTGGGTTAA